A window of Phaseolus vulgaris cultivar G19833 chromosome 4, P. vulgaris v2.0, whole genome shotgun sequence genomic DNA:
TTTCTCAAACTCCATTATTTCTCTTATGCAATGCTTGAGTGCTTCTCTTCTCACAACCTTTTTGTCATCAAAGGGAGCCCTAACTCCCATCTTCCAAACATCTTCCATGAGCTTTGCATTTGTGCTTTGATCTGACCAAAATGGTATCCCAATTGTTGGGACTCCTAAGCACAAAGTTTCTAATGTGGAATTCCAACCACAATGTGTCACAAAACATCCTATAGCCTCATGAGCCAGGACTTTTAGCTGGGAGCACCATGTCACTACAAAACCCTTTTCtgtttttttctcaaaatcCTTAGGGAGATTGCTTTCTTCTGGTTTTCTAACCACCCACAAATAGTAATGTGAACACTCTTTCAAACAACAACCTATTTCTTCCATTTGCTCCTTGTTAAAGGTAGCAATACTCCCAAATGATACATAAACAACAGACCATTTTGGCTTATCATCTAGCCATTCTATGCATTCATCCCTCTTGAATTCTGTCACCCCATAATCTTGATCATCTTCATATTGCTCATCTAAAAAGAAAGATGGTATATTTGGTCCAATAGACCTAAATTTAGGCCAAATCTCCATGATCCAATCTATAATCTAAAAAAACACTGGttaaaagaatattaaatactaaaataaactaaaaaagttaaaattttattaattattttttatttaataattttgttttaacagTATAACAAGTTGCATAAAAATTCGCACCTCTTTGTCCATCTCGTAGAGTGTGTTGCATAGGATCCAATCAGCTTTTTCGATGCTTGAGAACTGAGCCACAAGAGACTCAAGCAGAAACTGTTCTTTTTCATATGTAAGAAAAAATGTAGGCAAGTCCTGAGGTTGAAGTTTAGGCAAAGTGGGAAGGGAAATCTCGTGTTGTATCAGTGGAACCTGCAACTTTCCCGTGTGAACATGATAGT
This region includes:
- the LOC137836922 gene encoding UDP-glycosyltransferase 74G1-like — translated: MEKKSTATRTAHCLVLAFPAHGHINPLLQFSKLLVHQGVRVTFVTTIFHAKIMQKVPPSIALETISDGFDEVGLAGAVSLKAYAEKFCEVGPLTFGELLEKLGRSKDEHVDCVVYDSFFSWALDVAKRFGIVGAAYLTQNMTVNSIYYHVHTGKLQVPLIQHEISLPTLPKLQPQDLPTFFLTYEKEQFLLESLVAQFSSIEKADWILCNTLYEMDKEIIDWIMEIWPKFRSIGPNIPSFFLDEQYEDDQDYGVTEFKRDECIEWLDDKPKWSVVYVSFGSIATFNKEQMEEIGCCLKECSHYYLWVVRKPEESNLPKDFEKKTEKGFVVTWCSQLKVLAHEAIGCFVTHCGWNSTLETLCLGVPTIGIPFWSDQSTNAKLMEDVWKMGVRAPFDDKKVVRREALKHCIREIMEFEKGKEMKNNANQWRTLAVKAFKNGGSSHLNILEFINSLFLI